One genomic region from Candidatus Endomicrobiellum trichonymphae encodes:
- a CDS encoding AAA family ATPase, whose translation MMIRKFKLLLRNNKILLIIVSIVLILIVLSIWGLSKLESFYRIMTIAMLPVNLLVSFTNAAAFVFMYVLFSRSGFEKLKKNKIKAGDIAVSFKEVIGLESAKREAFEVVQLIKDRKQLQKIGGKIIKGILLIGPPGCGKTLLAKAIATECKVPFLSMAGSEFVEVFVGVGASRVRNLFKKAREYAYAEGACIIFIDEIEVIGRGRSFSYMGGGEETNSTQNQLLVEMDGLDNKKSNVIVIAATNADDSVLDKALLRPGRFDRKIAITLPNLKERERLFGFYLKKVKVVPEVKVCRLAKKAVYKSPADIENIIKEAALIAVRKKKEVIDIKDLSEAMDRIDLGMETYIDMTPKELGMTAYHEAGHAVAIYLMHPTDDVFKVTVKSHHGSLGLVAPFPKEELQIEQREELLSDIMVSLAGYVAEKIKYNTTTTGVSMDFSHAMTTANNMVWKVGMGNGGFVGDFSVIPRKEMSQSLKEKLNNETISIINSCYAKIEEFLKTNWDAVDAVAKKLISEKELDFDELEEVMETVGKRKPKPSEYNALVGCAE comes from the coding sequence GTGATGATACGTAAGTTTAAACTGTTGTTAAGAAACAATAAAATATTGCTGATAATAGTTTCAATTGTGCTTATTCTTATAGTTCTTTCGATATGGGGACTGAGTAAACTTGAATCTTTTTATAGAATTATGACTATTGCAATGTTGCCGGTTAATCTTTTAGTGTCGTTTACGAACGCTGCTGCTTTTGTTTTTATGTATGTGCTATTTTCTAGAAGTGGTTTTGAGAAATTAAAGAAAAACAAAATTAAGGCCGGAGATATAGCAGTTTCTTTTAAAGAAGTTATCGGTCTTGAAAGCGCAAAGAGAGAAGCGTTTGAAGTTGTTCAGCTTATCAAAGATAGAAAACAGCTTCAGAAAATAGGCGGAAAAATTATTAAAGGCATTCTTTTGATAGGACCTCCGGGATGCGGAAAAACTTTGCTTGCAAAAGCTATTGCAACAGAATGCAAAGTGCCTTTTCTTTCAATGGCAGGCAGCGAATTTGTCGAAGTGTTTGTTGGCGTAGGTGCAAGCAGGGTAAGAAATCTTTTTAAAAAAGCCAGAGAATACGCTTATGCTGAAGGTGCCTGTATAATTTTTATCGATGAGATAGAAGTTATAGGAAGAGGAAGGAGTTTTTCTTATATGGGCGGAGGAGAAGAGACAAACAGTACCCAAAATCAGCTTCTTGTGGAAATGGATGGGCTTGACAACAAGAAAAGCAATGTTATTGTTATAGCGGCGACAAACGCGGATGATAGTGTTTTAGATAAAGCACTGTTGAGGCCAGGACGTTTTGATAGAAAAATTGCCATTACTCTTCCGAATTTAAAAGAAAGAGAGCGGCTGTTTGGTTTTTATTTAAAAAAAGTAAAAGTTGTACCTGAAGTAAAAGTATGCAGGCTTGCAAAAAAAGCTGTATATAAGTCACCTGCCGATATTGAAAATATAATAAAAGAAGCGGCGTTGATCGCTGTGAGAAAGAAGAAAGAAGTTATCGATATAAAAGATTTATCCGAAGCTATGGATAGAATAGATTTGGGTATGGAAACATATATTGATATGACGCCTAAAGAACTTGGGATGACGGCATATCATGAAGCAGGACATGCTGTGGCTATATATTTGATGCATCCTACTGACGATGTATTTAAAGTTACGGTAAAATCCCACCATGGATCGCTTGGTCTTGTCGCTCCGTTTCCTAAAGAGGAACTTCAAATCGAACAGAGGGAAGAATTACTTTCAGATATTATGGTTTCTCTTGCGGGATATGTCGCTGAAAAAATAAAATACAATACAACTACAACCGGAGTTTCTATGGATTTTAGTCACGCTATGACTACGGCAAATAACATGGTATGGAAAGTTGGAATGGGCAATGGCGGCTTTGTCGGCGATTTTTCTGTTATACCGCGGAAAGAGATGTCACAGAGTCTTAAAGAAAAGCTCAATAATGAGACAATATCAATAATAAATTCATGTTATGCTAAAATTGAAGAGTTTTTAAAAACAAATTGGGATGCTGTTGATGCTGTCGCTAAAAAACTTATATCCGAAAAAGAACTGGATTTTGACGAGTTGGAAGAGGTAATGGAGACCGTCGGGAAAAGGAAACCTAAACCGTCCGAGTATAACGCTCTGGTAGGATGTGCAGAATAA